A DNA window from Pseudodesulfovibrio thermohalotolerans contains the following coding sequences:
- the hemL gene encoding glutamate-1-semialdehyde 2,1-aminomutase, whose product MDSKSLYAKALTLMPGGVNSPLRACKYVNSEPVFIADAKGAHLFDVEGREYIDYVFSWGPMLLGHQDPAVNAAAHEAVDHGSSYGAPCLGEVLLAEEINKLIPSMEMMRMVSSGTEATMSALRLARGYTGRNKFVKFIGNYHGHADAFLAAAGSAAGTVPGTPGVPEAVISHTLLAQYNDLDAVRKLFEESGDDIACVIVEPCAGNMGLVLPKPGFLQGLRDLCTEYGAVLIFDEVITGFRLAPGGAQERYGITPDLTTLGKIIGGGFPVGCYGGKREIMEHMAPVGGVFQAGTLSGNPVAMAAGLATLKRLQECDYEALEAKTKALTSELAAIVESKGKPVYVAQAGSAFTMYFSDKPVTNMVESGQCDGDAYAAYWQQMMSRGVYLAPAGFECAFTSFAHSDEDFEKTLAAARAVTF is encoded by the coding sequence ATGGATTCGAAATCGCTTTACGCCAAGGCGCTGACCCTCATGCCCGGCGGCGTCAACTCGCCGCTGAGGGCCTGCAAATACGTCAATTCCGAGCCGGTCTTCATCGCCGACGCCAAGGGGGCGCACCTCTTTGACGTGGAAGGCCGCGAGTACATCGACTACGTCTTTTCCTGGGGGCCCATGCTGCTCGGGCACCAGGACCCGGCCGTGAACGCCGCTGCCCACGAGGCCGTGGATCACGGCTCCAGCTACGGCGCGCCCTGCCTGGGCGAAGTCCTGCTGGCCGAGGAGATCAACAAGCTCATCCCGTCCATGGAGATGATGCGCATGGTCTCCTCCGGCACAGAAGCGACCATGTCCGCCCTGCGGCTGGCGCGCGGCTACACCGGCCGCAACAAGTTCGTGAAGTTCATCGGCAACTACCACGGCCACGCCGACGCCTTTCTGGCGGCGGCCGGTTCCGCCGCAGGCACCGTGCCCGGCACCCCCGGCGTGCCCGAGGCGGTCATCAGCCATACTCTGCTGGCCCAGTACAACGACCTGGACGCCGTGCGTAAGCTTTTCGAGGAGTCCGGCGACGATATAGCCTGCGTCATCGTGGAGCCGTGCGCGGGCAACATGGGCCTGGTGCTGCCGAAACCCGGCTTCCTCCAGGGATTGCGCGACCTGTGCACCGAGTACGGCGCTGTGCTGATTTTCGACGAGGTCATCACCGGCTTCAGGCTTGCCCCCGGCGGAGCCCAGGAGCGGTACGGCATCACCCCGGACCTGACCACGTTGGGCAAGATCATCGGCGGCGGGTTCCCGGTGGGCTGCTACGGCGGCAAGCGCGAGATCATGGAGCACATGGCCCCGGTGGGCGGCGTGTTCCAGGCGGGCACCCTGTCCGGCAACCCCGTGGCCATGGCCGCCGGTCTGGCCACCCTGAAACGGTTGCAGGAGTGCGACTACGAGGCCCTGGAGGCCAAGACCAAGGCGCTGACCAGCGAGCTGGCCGCCATCGTCGAGTCCAAGGGCAAGCCTGTTTACGTGGCCCAGGCCGGTTCGGCCTTTACCATGTATTTTTCGGACAAGCCCGTGACCAACATGGTCGAGTCGGGCCAGTGCGACGGCGACGCCTATGCGGCCTACTGGCAGCAGATGATGTCCCGGGGCGTCTATCTGGCCCCGGCGGGCTTTGAATGCGCCTTCACATCCTTCGCCCATTCGGATGAGGATTTCGAGAAGACGCTGGCCGCAGCCCGCGCCGTGACGTTCTAA
- a CDS encoding cobalt-precorrin 5A hydrolase: MKRMPAKKIAVYALTSQGLAVGRLLAARLHGTLYASKPLEAEGAIPFESLKHLVSATFNAFDGHVFVAAAGIVVRCIAPHLQSKETDPAVVCMDQGGLFAISLLSGHLGGANELADRCARTMGAQSVITTATDSAGVLSIDSLAMAKGLAIGTIGKVKDVNMALLENRIVQVYDPEDWLGLAWHAGFEGRAGYEDWNESSPGIWVSWHNDAPEGSLALHPRMLHLGIGCRRDITTYEILDHVHMVFKKHGLAMDSIASVGSVEAKRNEAGLLEAAEEFGVDPVFYTTAQLAAVDAPTPSDRVQQHMGVPSVAEASAMLASHGGQLLVSKEKTSTVTLAVARSNRA; the protein is encoded by the coding sequence ATGAAACGAATGCCAGCAAAAAAAATAGCCGTATACGCACTGACCTCCCAGGGATTGGCGGTGGGCAGGCTCTTGGCCGCCCGACTGCATGGAACGCTCTATGCTTCCAAACCGTTGGAAGCGGAGGGCGCCATTCCCTTCGAATCCCTCAAGCACCTCGTCTCGGCCACCTTCAATGCCTTTGACGGGCACGTCTTCGTGGCGGCCGCGGGTATTGTTGTCCGATGCATCGCGCCTCATCTCCAGAGCAAGGAGACCGATCCGGCCGTCGTCTGCATGGACCAGGGCGGGCTGTTCGCCATCAGTCTGTTGTCCGGCCATCTCGGCGGGGCCAACGAGCTCGCCGACAGGTGCGCGCGGACCATGGGCGCGCAGTCGGTCATCACCACAGCCACGGATTCGGCGGGCGTGCTGTCCATCGACAGTCTGGCCATGGCCAAGGGGTTGGCCATCGGCACCATCGGCAAGGTCAAGGACGTGAACATGGCCCTGCTTGAGAACCGGATCGTCCAGGTCTACGACCCCGAGGATTGGCTCGGGCTGGCCTGGCACGCGGGATTCGAAGGCCGGGCCGGATACGAGGACTGGAACGAGTCGAGCCCCGGAATCTGGGTTTCGTGGCACAACGACGCCCCGGAGGGGAGCCTGGCCCTGCACCCGAGGATGCTGCATCTTGGCATCGGCTGCCGCCGGGACATCACCACCTACGAGATTCTCGACCACGTGCACATGGTCTTCAAGAAACACGGCCTGGCCATGGATTCCATCGCCTCAGTGGGGTCGGTGGAGGCCAAGCGCAACGAGGCGGGACTGCTTGAGGCCGCCGAAGAGTTCGGCGTGGACCCCGTTTTTTACACCACGGCTCAGCTTGCCGCCGTGGATGCGCCCACGCCTTCGGATCGCGTCCAGCAGCACATGGGCGTGCCGAGCGTGGCCGAGGCATCCGCCATGCTCGCCTCCCACGGCGGGCAGCTCCTCGTCAGCAAGGAGAAGACATCAACCGTGACGTTGGCCGTGGCCAGGAGCAACCGTGCTTAA
- the cobJ gene encoding precorrin-3B C(17)-methyltransferase, which yields MLKAVSLGPGDESLLTPAARAAIGEADVVAGYKGYIELVPEELLQDKIVVSTGMMGEVDRVRQAVEHAREGRKTVMVCSGDAGIYAMAGLLLEVLESEGLLEAVPFEVVPGVAAFNAAAALLGAPLMHDFASISLSDLLTPWERIQQRLQAAASADFVIAIYNPRSKKRSGHLREALEIIGRFRRPETPVGIVRKAYRPGQMVEAVRLDGVDVEKVDMQTVLVVGNSATRLVGGRMLTPRGYHRKYAL from the coding sequence GTGCTTAAGGCCGTAAGCTTGGGGCCGGGCGACGAGTCCCTTCTTACGCCGGCGGCGCGCGCGGCCATCGGCGAGGCCGATGTCGTGGCCGGATATAAGGGGTACATCGAGCTGGTCCCGGAAGAATTGTTGCAGGACAAGATCGTGGTCTCCACGGGCATGATGGGCGAGGTGGACCGCGTCCGGCAGGCCGTGGAACATGCCCGCGAGGGCCGGAAGACGGTCATGGTCTGCTCCGGTGACGCAGGTATCTACGCCATGGCAGGTCTGCTTCTGGAGGTCCTTGAGAGCGAAGGGCTTCTTGAGGCGGTGCCCTTTGAGGTCGTTCCGGGCGTGGCCGCCTTCAACGCGGCGGCCGCATTGCTTGGCGCGCCGCTCATGCATGATTTCGCCTCCATCAGCCTGAGCGACCTGCTGACTCCCTGGGAGCGCATCCAGCAGAGGCTTCAGGCCGCCGCCAGCGCGGATTTCGTCATAGCCATCTACAACCCCCGCTCCAAGAAGCGCAGCGGCCATCTGCGCGAAGCCCTGGAGATCATTGGCCGGTTTCGCAGGCCGGAGACGCCGGTGGGCATCGTGCGCAAGGCGTACCGCCCCGGCCAGATGGTCGAAGCCGTCCGGCTCGACGGCGTGGATGTGGAAAAGGTGGATATGCAGACTGTCCTCGTCGTGGGCAACTCCGCCACCCGGCTGGTTGGCGGACGGATGCTCACGCCGCGCGGGTATCACCGCAAATACGCACTCTGA
- a CDS encoding cytochrome c3 family protein, with protein sequence MKKSLIISLMVAALVCVFCLPVVIAANAPADTITIEVPAGAKATKTPVTFPHKKHVDGGIDCLVCHHKSATPDEAKSCAAEGCHVDASKAAKKEPTGFYSAFHSKKADASCLACHKKEKKAGKAVPVSCKECHPK encoded by the coding sequence ATGAAGAAGTCTCTCATCATCAGCTTGATGGTGGCCGCCCTGGTTTGTGTCTTCTGCCTGCCCGTGGTCATCGCTGCCAACGCGCCCGCAGACACCATCACCATCGAGGTCCCCGCCGGCGCCAAGGCGACCAAAACGCCCGTGACCTTCCCGCACAAGAAACACGTGGACGGCGGCATCGACTGTCTGGTCTGCCACCACAAGTCCGCCACCCCTGACGAAGCCAAGAGCTGTGCCGCCGAAGGCTGTCATGTGGATGCCAGCAAGGCCGCCAAGAAGGAGCCCACCGGCTTCTACTCCGCCTTCCATAGCAAGAAGGCCGACGCTTCCTGCCTGGCCTGCCACAAGAAGGAAAAGAAGGCCGGCAAGGCCGTTCCGGTCAGCTGCA